The following nucleotide sequence is from Cucumis melo cultivar AY chromosome 1, USDA_Cmelo_AY_1.0, whole genome shotgun sequence.
AGTAAGTTGCACTGAAACATACACAACTGTGGCATACGATCTAGGCAACCTACTAAGGAAACTCATGATGCTCTTGATAGTTTAGACATGGAGTTGAGGAAGTTAAGGCGACACTAGTTTACCCTCAGGCGGAAAAAGAATTTTGGTGAGCTGATGATGTCTCTTTTGACTCAAAATATCAGTTGGTGTGAGAATTTTATGAGCCAATCCTAAGAAAAATTGAGTGTTTGAGCTTTTAAAGGCTCTAGGAACAACAACTTTTGGTATAAGATAGGCGAGTTGGATTTGTCATCCTCTTGTTGTAGAAAAGGGCAAAGTATTGATGATGTTATACTAAGTTATGCCTTAGTGGTAGACTAGTTTGTTAGAAAGAACATCAGTGAGTTATTCATGATAACTTTATTTGTGGTCATCCTGAGATGCGAAACAGAATGAATTTCTGAAACTTGAATGAGAAGTTATATCTAGGGTAAGATATGATAATTATTTCAATTGATTGTCCAAGTATGCCATTTTAGTGCCCCAAGATGAGGTAGTCAAATGTACAAAGATTTAAGGATAGTTTAATTGGGAAGCATTTTATAAATCTTACGTTTAAAGAGGATTGTTTTAAGAAGTAGATTCAcaccacgatctaggttagagggGAAAACTTAGAACGGGATGTGACAAAGAATATTAGCTTCTTGCAGCAAGGTCAAAAGAAAAAGCCTCTACACTCACTTGTCTCGGTCGCAACATCCACCCACTAACTGAGGAAGGTCGAGCTGGAGATTGAGGGCTTTCTTCCCCTACTCACTTCGATTGATTGATTCCCCTTTCAGCCGAGACAGCAGATCCCTATAGACCTTGGTGTGCCTCCTAGGGTGTGTCTCGTCCTCCTCGTGAGAGATCGAATTCTCTCTCTACGGTGACTGTCggctgcactcccctcactcGCACACTCTCCTTCATCTCTTACTAAATATATGAATGTATATCTCCTTAAAAAAATAAGTGAGGAgagaaaaaattttaaattcttatctttaatgtcggttttaaaaaaACTGGGTCTTttatgtcggttttaaaccgacactAATCCTAtatctttgatgtcggtttaaaacagacattaaacatccgcatttttaaaagcgacattaaagatccgtttccattttttccaactgacattaaatgtcatatttcttctagtgttagTTAGACTAACTAATTGATTTAGTTACTCTAACCAAATTACCCACAAAACTTTAAAAGTGATTAAAAAAcactctttttttaagaaaaatgtagttaatcacaaaattaaaaataagccaaattaaggtaaaaattaatctagcaattaaattgattttaaataaggccggacaaaattaggtggctacaatATAATTAGAAAATTTACCATGGGAAGTTTAGTGCATATTTTATTCAAGTGAGTATCATTCTTTTTACAACCTTTTCCTTGGCCACCAAAAGCACTCGTGCCTGATATTGtcaattgatcgatatattgaAAAAGAACCAATCCATCTCCTATTGGATCGGGATGAGCTTGTAATGTTCCTTCCATCTGAACCTCAATAGTACTTTTGCAAGGACCATGGAGAATGGATTGGTTTAGTTGGTAAACTCCTATTGGAATCAACAATTTACTTGGATTGGTCGATCCACATGCATCCTTCCATGCATTTGCCAAAGCCTGTAAGTTGAATTATTTcatcacataaaaaaaattacataaaatagAAATTTTATCAAGTTAATGTATATATTTACCTGAGTAATATCAATATTAGGTTTGACACCCTACATAGTGATATCAAAAATGGATTGACCTTTTGCAGTTGATGCCAACATTGACGACAAATGTAATAGTAATGCTATAATGTTTGACCTCAATCCCATCATTTTTATATATGCCTTCTACTTTTTGGTTATCTTCTCTTTATTCTAATTGTTAATTAGCTGTGAAATTGGGAACGAATGATTCAAATATGAGGTCATCCAACCCCTCTTTATACATTCCAAAAACTTTTGGTtgctaaatttaaaaaagatcATTGAAAGATTGAAGTTAAACCATTAACTATTTgtcataaaattagtcatttcaTAACAAATGGAATTTACTAATCATTCCTTCCCTTCAATAAAATTTCTATCAGAGACCAactcaaaaaagaaagaatcgatAATTTTGGTGAAAAAACATATAAGGATTGTATTTAATTGAAGATCAACCTttgagaaattgaaaaaaaaaattataatcaCGTCTCTATTATTATATAGTTAGTTAAGGGCATGTAGGAGAGTAATTTGTCAATGATTAAAGTCATTTTTGGATATATCAAATGGAGCACATTCATCTGGCATACATGATTATTAGTAACCATGTGGTGTATTTAGTTTAAATCCCTTTCTCTTGCACTAAAGAAACCACTTTGACATATCTTAAATCACTTTTTTACCTAAATAATTGTGATGTTTGACAATGATGAGAAAGTAACTTTGGAAACATTCTTTCTAAGAGGTTAAAAATATGTgccaaaattttaattatttatttatcatataTTCATATTCTTATGAGAAAATCGGTCACAATGTACCATCCCAATATAGACCGATGATATCTTTTCTAAAAGGAGGGGGACAATGTTAGATTTTAAGTTGGGGTGGGATACGTTTGTGTTATGGCTAGAGCTGTTGAGTATTTGAGCTTGGCTATTACATGCTTCTTTGTTGCTTGCTTTGTTGTCTTGTACTTTTCTATATGGCTTGCCTATCATACACTTTTAGAATCATGCATGTGTAAAGCATTGTGAAGAAAATAAGTATGATtaattttaaacatattttaaatttttctctTCCATCTCTCATGCACACTTATGAGTTCTTCACCTGACTATCCTAGGTCTTGCATGCTTAGAGTAGTTTTATTGGGTCCATAACAATTTAGCAGTGTATTCAATAGGACACAACCAACCAACTTTCTCActtatttaaaaacaaatctcCTGATCAGTTTAGGGTATGAATCCCTCACCCAAGACGAAATTTGTAGCTAATgagtaattaaaataaaaagatgttgagaagaaaaaaatgaagttgATTTGTTCGATTTGAATGCATTGCCACTTTGTGTTAGGAAATTGCatttttatcttattattattgtaggGAAAACCAGATTGAGGGTCCTTTAAGCCTGTCAATTCCAAATTTTGTTAGGACTTAAGTAGAAGGGCATTGGACTATTTTATGCATGAATAGATTTGGAGAAAGAATTTTAAATGTGCATCAATTGGCTGCTTGTCTTGAATCGGAGGATCGAGTATTGCTTGGTTCTTATTGACTGTTAAAGCATGAGAAAGTGACTTAGCAACTTAAATAATTAAGCAAGCTATTTTATGTGACTGTGTGCTTTCTCGGAACGATCAAGAATTAAATTGTTGGGGGTGTTTGATCAttgatttgattaattaactTATGATGTGTTATAATTGATATTGTATGTTAATTACAGTAAACAACCAGCTAAGTTGATTGTTTATATGTGTTAATTTCAACTATGTAAAGATTAATATCATTGCTAAATACATaagaaattaatttaaaaaatttctaaacCCTAGAGAGTTTGATAACACGTTTCAAGTTGTTAAGAgtatataaacatccataaaatTGTTGTCAATTGTTATAACACGATTCACATAGGTCTACGTCTAAAAAGTTTAAAAGGGATAATAGAATAGACAGTTTAAGGTTAAAATTGTATGGtttattttcattaaatttCATTAACCAAGAATAAAGTGGAAGGAAAAATAGAAGGTACATATGATCAGCAAACCTATGGAATGTTGCTATAAAGGGAAATAAAAATGATGATAAACTTTCACATATGGCTTTGCTGACTTTGTGTGCCATTGGTTGAAAAGATTTTAGTCTGTTGATGGAGCACCAATAGTAGCAGGCTTAGCACATATTTGAGGGTTTTGCACTCCAGTAATGGTAGGCATTACATTTGCACATTCAGACACAATCGGTCCTCTATTTCCACTATAAGTGAGGTTAATATCAGCAACTTCTACCCCTTCACATGGTATACTTTTGCTGCAAACAAGTTTGACTGCGACAGGAGTAGCAGAAGTGCCTCTAATATTTTTGAAGCTCACATTGCTGATCTTAATCTTAGATGGAACCTAAAATGATCccataaaaatattgatataaaTGACTTCAAGTTTGCACTTATCTAACttaatttgaaaaagaataattcatgaagtttaactaattaattaaattttaaatgaaataaaaaataatttcaatacaAAATATACCTTTCTGTTGCATTGATTCCACGGACAGTATTCTTGATCTATAATGATAGGGTTGCTCACATTTTCCATTTCAATATCTTCAAAATGCATGTCAGAGGCCATGAATGCGACGGCAGAATCTGGCCATGTTTTGATTCTGACACCATTGGTAGTATTGAATATTTTGCATGCTTTCACCGTAACTCCTACCACGTCTTTTTCCTTGGTGTACTTGCCTAAGCTTCCTATGCTAATACCATGTCCTGGTCCGCACGTTACATTGGTAATAGTTACTTGCTTGTTACTATCTCCAACAGACACACAATCATCTCCAGTTGCGATTTTTGAATCGAGAATGTATATCTCTTCTGAGCTACTTATGTGAATTCCATCAGTGTTGGGACTCTCATCTGGTGCATTGATTGTCACATGTTGAAAAGTAACATTCTTGCAACCCAAAAGATTGATGTGGAAATTTTTACTATCCAAAGAAGTTATGTCCTTCACTGTTGAATTGGTGACGAAACTGAACTTCAAATTCT
It contains:
- the LOC103504322 gene encoding exopolygalacturonase-like, giving the protein MMGLALLPFLLLLSLASTIQGQSIFDVTTYGAKPNTDITQALANAWTEACASTTPSTLLIPKGVYQLSQSNLKGPCKSVPIQVQVEGTLQAPIHTKGDGLVLFSYIDQLILSGSGVFDGQGKSGWEKNNCHKKKICTKLPMNLKFSFVTNSTVKDITSLDSKNFHINLLGCKNVTFQHVTINAPDESPNTDGIHISSSEEIYILDSKIATGDDCVSVGDSNKQVTITNVTCGPGHGISIGSLGKYTKEKDVVGVTVKACKIFNTTNGVRIKTWPDSAVAFMASDMHFEDIEMENVSNPIIIDQEYCPWNQCNRKVPSKIKISNVSFKNIRGTSATPVAVKLVCSKSIPCEGVEVADINLTYSGNRGPIVSECANVMPTITGVQNPQICAKPATIGAPSTD